The Brassica oleracea var. oleracea cultivar TO1000 chromosome C6, BOL, whole genome shotgun sequence genomic interval NNNNNNNNNNNNNNNNNNNNNNNNNNNNNNNNNNNNNNNNNNNNNNNNNNNNNNNNNNNNNNNNNNNNNNNNNNNNNNNNNNNNNNNNNNNNNNNNNNNNNNNNNNNNNNNNNNNNNNNNNNNNNNNNNNNNNNNNNNNNNNNNNNNNNNNNNNNNNNNNNNNNNNNNNNNNNNNNNNNNNNNNNNNNNNNNNNNNNNNNNNNNNNNNNNNNNNNNNNNNNNNNNNNNNNNNNNNNNNNNNNNNNNNNNNNNNNNNNNNNNNNNNNNNNNNNNNNNNNNNNNNNNNNNNNNNNNNNNNNNNNNNNNNNNNNNNNNNNNNNNNNNNNNNNNNNNNNNNNNNNNNNNNNNNNNNNNNNNNNNNNNNNNNNNNNNNNNNNNNNNNNNNNNNNNNNNNNNNNNNNNNNNNNNNNNNNNNNNNNNNNNNNNNNNNNNNNNNNNNNNNNNNNNNNNNNNNNNNNNNNNNNNNNNNNNNNNNNNNNNNNNNNNNNNNNNNNNNNNNNNNNNNNNNNNNNNNNNNNNNNNNNNNNNNNNNNNNNNNNNNNNNNNNNNNNNNNNNNNNNNNNNNNNNNNNNNNNNNNNNNNNNNNNNNNNNNNNNNNNNNNNNNNNNNNNNNNNNNNNNNNNNNNNNNNNNNNNNNNNNNNNNNNNNNNNNNNNNNNNNNNNNNNNNNNNNNNNNNNNNNNNNNNNNNNNNNNNNNNNNNNNNNNNNNNNNNNNNNNNNNNNNNNNNNNNNNNNNNNNNNNNNNNNNNNNNNNNNNNNNNNNNNNNNNNNNNNNNNNNNNNNNNNNNNNNNNNNNNNNNNNNNNNNNNNNNNNNNNNNNNNNNNNNNNNNNNNNNNNNNNNNNNNNNNNNNNNNNNNNNNNNNNNNNNNNNNNNNNNNNNNNNNNNNNNNNNNNNNNNNNNNNNNNNNNNNNNNNNNNNNNNNNNNNNNNNNNNNNNNNNNNNNNNNNNNNNNNNNNNNNNNNNNNNNNNNNNNNNNNNNNNNNNNNNNNNNNNNNNNNNNNNNNNNNNNNNNNNNNNNNNNNNNNNNNNNNNNNNNNNNNNNNNNNNNNNNNNNNNNNNNNNNNNNNNNNNNNNNNNNNNNNNNNNNNNNNNNNNNNNNNNNNNNNNNNNNNNNNNNNNNNNNNNNNNNNNNNNNNNNNNNNNNNNNNNNNNNNNNNNNNNNNNNNNNNNNNNNNNNNNNNNNNNNNNNNNNNNNNNNNNNNNNNNNNNNNNNNNNNNNNNNNNNNNNNNNNNNNNNNNNNNNNNNNNNNNNNNNNNNNNNNNNNNNNNNNNNNNNNNNNNNNNNNNNNNNNNNNNNNNNNNNNNNNNNNNNNNNNNNNNNNNNNNNNNNNNNNNNNNNNNNNNNNNNNNNNNNNNNNNNNNNNNNNNNNNNNNNNNNNNNNNNNNNNNNNNNNNNNNNNNNNNNNNNNNNNNNNNNNNNNNNNNNNNNNNNNNNNNNNNNNNNNNNNNNNNNNNNNNNNNNNNNNNNNNNNNNNNNNNNNNNNNNNNNNNNNNNNNNNNNNNNNNNNNNNNNNNNNNNNNNNNNNNNNNNNNNNNNNNNNNNNNNNNNNNNNNNNNNNNNNNNNNNNNNNNNNNNNNNNNNNNNNNNNNNNNNNNNNNNNNNNNNNNNNNNNNNNNNNNNNNNNNNNNNNNNNNNNNNNNNNNNNNNNNNNNNNNNNNNNNNNNNNNNNNNNNNNNNNNNNNNNNNNNNNNNNNNNNNNNNNNNNNNNNNNNNNNNNNNNNNNNNNNNNNNNNNNNNNNNNNNNNNNNNNNNNNNNNNNNNNNNNNNNNNNNNNNNNNNNNNNNNNNNNNNNNNNNNNNNNNNNNNNNNNNNNNNNNNNNNNNNNNNNNNNNNNNNNNNNNNNNNNNNNNNNNNNNNNNNNNNNNNNNNNNNNNNNNNNNNNNNNNNNNNNNNNNNNNNNNNNNNNNNNNNNNNNNNNNNNNNNNNNNNNNNNNNNNNNNNNNNNNNNNNNNNNNNNNNNNNNNNNNNNNNNNNNNNNNNNNNNNNNNNNNNNNNNNNNNNNNNNNNNNNNNNNNNNNNNNNNNNNNNNNNNNNNNNNNNNNNNNNNNNNNNNNNNNNNNNNNNNNNNNNNNNNNNNNNNNNNNNNNNNNNNNNNNNNNNNNNNNNNNNNNNNNNNNNNNNNNNNNNNNNNNNNNNNNNNNNNNNNNNNNNNNNNNNNNNNNNNNNNNNNNNNNNNNNNNNNNNNNNNNNNNNNNNNNNNNNNNNNNNNNNNNNNNNNNNNNNNNNNNNNNNNNNNNNNNNNNNNNNNNNNNNNNNNNNNNNNNNNNNNNNNNNNNNNNNNNNNNNNNNNNNNNNNNNNNNNNNNNNNNNNNNNNNNNNNNNNNNNNNNNNNNNNNNNNNNNNNNNNNNNNNNNNNNNNNNNNNNNNNNNNNNNNNNNNNNNNNNNNNNNNNNNNNNNNNNNNNNNNNNNNNNNNNNNNNNNNNNNNNNNNNNNNNNNNNNNNNNNNNNNNNNNNNNNNNNNNNNNNNNNNNNNNNNNNNNNNNNNNNNNNNNNNNNNNNNNNNNNNNNNNNNNNNNNNNNNNNNNNNNNNNNNNNNNNNNNNNNNNNNNNNNNNNNNNNNNNNNNNNNNNNNNNNNNNNNNNNNNNNNNNNNNNNNNNNNNNNNNNNNNNNNNNNNNNNNNNNNNNNNNNNNNNNNNNNNNNNNNNNNNNNNNNNNNNNNNNNNNNNNNNNNNNNNNNNNNNNNNNNNNNNNNNNNNNNNNNNNNNNNNNNNNNNNNNNNNNNNNNNNNNNNNNNNNNNNNNNNNNNNNNNNNNNNNNNNNNNNNNNNNNNNNNNNNNNNNNNNNNNNNNNNNNNNNNNNNNNNNNNNNNNNNNNNNNNNNNNNNNNNNNNNNNNNNNNNNNNNNNNNNNNNNNNNNNNNNNNNNNNNNNNNNNNNNNNNNNNNNNNNNNNNNNNNNNNNNNNNNNNNNNNNNNNNNNNNNNNNNNNNNNNNNNNNNNNNNNNNNNNNNNNNNNNNNNNNNNNNNNNNNNNNNNNNNNNNNNNNNNNNNNNNNNNNNNNNNNNNNNNNNNNNNNNNNNNNNNNNNNNNNNNNNNNNNNNNNNNNNNNNNNNNNNNNNNNNNNNNNNNNNNNNNNNNNNNNNNNNNNNNNNNNNNNNNNNNNNNNNNNNNNNNNNNNNNNNNNNNNNNNNNNNNNNNNNNNNNNNNNNNNNNNNNNNNNNNNNNNNNNNNNNNNNNNNNNNNNNNNNNNNNNNNNNNNNNNNNNNNNNNNNNNNNNNNNNNNNNNNNNNNNNNNNNNNNNNNNNNNNNNNNNNNNNNNNNNNNNNNNNNNNNNNNNNNNNNNNNNNNNNNNNNNNNNNNNNNNNNNNNNNNNNNNNNNNNNNNNNNNNNNNNNNNNNNNNNNNNNNNNNNNNNNNNNNNNNNNNNNNNNNNNNNNNNNNNNNNNNNNNNNNNNNNNNNNNNNNNNNNNNNNNNNNNNNNNNNNNNNNNNNNNNNNNNNNNNNNNNNNNNNNNNNNNNNNNNNNNNNNNNNNNNNNNNNNNNNNNNNNNNNNNNNNNNNNNNNNNNNNNNNNNNNNNNNNNNNNNNNNNNNNNAACAAAGACGTTAAGCAAGAGCGGATAGTGACAACGGCCCCCAAGGGGGAGTGTTACGAAAGTCAAAAATAGGAGGAGGAGCCGTTTTCGTTGAAAATATAAAAGATGTGGGGCCCGCTGCACTATTTGCACAGTAAATTTCTTTTCTATATATATGATCGATTTCGATCATTTGAAAACACATCATTCAATCTTCTCTTCCCTCTGTAATAATCTTTCTATCAGTGTTATAAATTCTACGGATATAAATTTTGTCCTTATTTAAATTCTCGCGATACAATAAAATTCCAGTTCTTTTCATAACACATATGAAGTTGAAAATCAATTGTTCATATGGATGCTTTCCACGTGTCATTATTGATTAAAAGAGAATTGAAATTGCGAGTACAGATTCAAATCTAAACCATACATGTACATATATTTATACGAAACTAATTTATTATAACTGTTGACTAAGAACAAGGATGCCGAAATTTGGAACAAAAGTAATGAAATAAAGTATATCCTCATAACTGGTATGAGGTCAACTCGGAAGGAAAATAGTGAAGAAAAGAAATAAAGTATATCCTCATAAAAATTACCATATGAAGTTGAAAATCTATTGTTCGTATGGATGCTTTCCACGTGTCATTATGGATTAAAAGAGAATCGAAATTGCGAGTACAAATTCAAGTCTAAACCATAAATGTATATATATGTATACCAAACTAATGTATTATAACTGTTGACTAAGAACAAGGATGGCGAAATTTGGAACAAAAGTAATGTTAGAACCCAGTGACTTTTCACTATATAAAGCCAATGCACAATGCATCACCTCTCACACCCAAAAGTTTTCCTCTCTTCTAACATATAAAAAAAATGTCTCAATCAAACCATGTCAGTGACGAAGTTACAATACCTTTACTCCAAAACATGCCTCTTCACGAGAAACTGCATTTACTTAAAAATTACTTTACTGAAGCAGTCTCAATCGCCATAATCTTTTTCCCATTTGTACTCACATCTGTTTTCACTTACCTTCGCTCCTTAGCCTCTATGCATTTCCTAGGCGGTCTTGGTTCCTTTACTCTTGCTGGCTGCTCCCTCGCCCTTGCATCCGCCAACATTACCGCTTACGCTCTGTTCTCCGGGTTGACCGGGGGCGCCGAAACCATCTGTTCACAAGCCATCGGCGCAAAACGCTATAACCTCTTCAGGGCAACCATCTGGCGAGGAATGATCCTCCTCCTCTTCACATCATTCCCGGTTTTATTTATCTGGTTAAACATCGAGAGGATTCTGACAATGTTGAAACAGGACATGGAGCTTGCGTCCATAGCTGGCACCTTTCTGCTTTACTCTGTTCCGGATCTCGTCGCTCAATCTTTATTGCACCCATTAAAAGCTTATCTCAAGACTCAGTCAAAGACTCGGCCCCTATCAATCTTGACAGGAGTGACGAGTATTCTCCATTTTCTGATCATGTACCTTTTCGTGTCCTACTTCAAGTTTGAGGTTAAAGGTATCGCTGTGAGTAGTGTTTTGTCAAATTTTATCCTTGTGGCCTTTCTCTTCACTTTCTTCAAAGGAAACAAGCTAGGTAGCGACGATGAGGAGGAGGGGGTTACAGAGGAGTCATATGAAGATAGAGTGAGAGAATGGAAGAAACTGTTTTATCTCGCGATACCGAGTTGTGGAATGGGTTGTCTCGAGTTTTGGTTCTATGAGATAATGATTTTGATTTGTGGGCTTCTTGGAAAGCCCAAGGTAGCTATTGCTTCAATGGGACTTATCATTCAAATCACTTCTCTTGTTTACATTTTCCCTCATTCGCTGAGCTCCGCAGTCTCGACTCGGGTCGGAAACGAGCTTGGTTCGAACCGGCCACATGCAGCGAGAAGAGCCGCCATCGTCGGACTCTGTCTCAGCATTCTCCTCGGGATCATGGCTTCCACGTTCATGTTCTCGGTCAGAAACGTATGGGCTACGTTTTTCACGGATGGTGAACAAGTCATTAATTTAGTTTCTAAGGTTCTACCGATAGTTTGCCTTTGCGAGCTAGGAAACTGCCCTCAGACGACGGTAGGTGGCGTTCTCAGAGGGTCTGCAAGGCCGTGGGTGGGAGCTTCGATTAACGCAGCGGCGTTTTATGCGATTGGTTTGCCTGTTGCATTGGTTATGGCGTTTCCGTTTGGGTTTGGGTTTGGATTAAAGGGACTTTGGCTCGGAATGCTCGCAGCGCAGATAACATGTGTGATTGGTATGATGGTGGCGATGTATAGGATTGATTGGGAACTTGAGGCAGAAAGGGCTAGGGATCTCACATCGTTGGATGACTGCAGAAGCGACGGTGAGGTCGAGGATGGGGAGGCTGGGCGGTTGATTAGTAGGGTCGAGTCTTTTGAGGGATAGAAGACGTACTCTGTTTGTTTCGGATGTCTCTGAAGGGGGGGAAAGTGCTCTGTTTTTTTATATTATCGTCTTTTGAATTTGTGTTACAAGGAAAAAAAAGTCTTTTGAATTTGTTGTTTTGTTTTGTTTTGAATTTATTGTTTTGTTTTTGGATTTAATGTTAACTTCTTGATTTCATCCAACTAAAGTAAATTTTGTAAGATGGAAAAATATATATCTAAGAATTTGTCATTAGAACATCGTTAACCCACAATCCCACTTAGGATCTCTTAATGATTATTTTAATAATTAAATGTAATTAATAACTTTAGTTAAAAATATTTTGATTTTGTGCTTCAACGTGAGTAAAATTAAATGGGTTATTAACTTTTTCACCACCACTACCAAACTTCACTTTTTTTTTTGTTCACCACTACCAAACTTTACTATCAGTCAGAAGCAGTTTATATGTTGTATCGGTGGTGCTCCGCCGCGCTTTTACCTTATGCAGCCACGAGTTTGGATTTAGAAAAAATGGTAAAAATTATAAATTTCAAACTTTCATTCAGTATCAATATATTAAAACTGAAATACAAATAGAAACTAACAGTTAAAACATTTTTTTTAATTATATTTAATGTCATTCCTTTGTTACTTTTAGACATAATTAATGTTAATAAATAAATTTACAAAATACATAATAAATGACAGTTTCCATAAAAATTGTATGCGTATTAAGAAATTGCCAAATATTTAGCTGCCGTATAGAAGATTGCAATATTTCATTTCTAAAAAAATCTAAAATATAGAAGTCAACTTTGCCCACTTTTTTTTTGAACACAAACATTGAATGAAAGAAAAAGTGGGAGATGAATTAAATTATAATATTTGTGTTCCAAAAAAAAATTAAACTATAATACTCCTTCCGTTTCAAATTAGATGTCGTTTTAGAACAAAATTTTCGTTTCAAAATTAGTGTCGTTTTATGATTTCAATGCAAAAATTTTGACTTTTTATTCTAATCTATTTTTCTATTGGTTGAAATCTGGTTAGGCGTATTGGTAATGATGTTTTTATCTAGTAAATAGATAAACTTAAATGTTTTATTAATCTGTGTATCGAAGTCTAGAACGACAAGTAAAATGAAACGGATGAAGTATTACTTTATTGGTATATCAAAAATTAAATGATCAGATTAATAAATAGAAATGAAAAACTTCAATACGGACCCCATGTTCGAATCCCACCGGCCACCGTCAATTAAAATGGAGCGAAAAAAGCGGTCCACCAAGATGCCTTCTTCAGAGGTGTATTTAGGCGTTAGTCGGGTTCCCTCGTGGGTGTCTGGATACCTGGATTAGCAAAAACAAAAAAAAGAAAAACTTCAACAGAAATGTTAACCATCGAAATCCTTTAATTTTTTCACAAAGTCAAACCCAATTATATTTAAGTGGCTCAACGTATGGAGTTTTTGACAGGTTTGAGGGGTTATCGGAGCCTCTAACTTCTCTTTGTGACAGTACATTTTGGATCTCTCCATCTAAGTGTCGACGTGTTGTCCCTTGACTGTCCTTGGTAGGAGCGATCTTTTTCTTTGGTTGCAGGTTCCCTTTCCCCTCTCAGAAAGGTGGCTTAGCCTCAATCCAAATTTCTCCTTGGTGAATGCGTCTTGGTATTGTATGTAATAAAAAGTAAACAGATTCATCTGAAAAAAACCAACAAGCAGATTTAGGAGAGAAGGTTCCAAAAACCCTAGATCCGCCGTCGGACGGCCTCACGCCGCTCCGGTGAGAATTCTCCCTTTCTCCTCTCTGTTTCTTCGCTTCCTTCATCCGCCATGCCACAGAAAAAGAAGAAAAAACCTCGAAACCTGCTGTGGCTCCTCGAAGATGGCCCGTCTCCAAGGAGTCTCCAAACCGGCCGCTGCTCTTAGGAAAACTGCTAAGGCATCTCCTCTCGCCAGTGCTCTCTGCGCTGATGCTGTAATTGTCGCTCCGGTGGTAGAGGTGCCTGATACAGTGTCCTCGGTGTCTGCCGGTCCAACTGAAGCCTCCATAGATCTTCATCTCTCGCCGCTGCCGTCGGTTGAGAAAGCTACAAGTCTCATGTCAGATGAGCACCATACTACTTCTGCAGCTACCGGGGACCTCCCTCCTCTGGAAATTGCAAAGGATTCCTCTCCGATCCATTCGGAGGATTCTCAGGAAAAAAGTCTCTCTGCTAATACAGAAGAGACTCAACCAGAGGAGACTGGCCCTTTGGGGAAACCCATTGGAGCCAAAAGCTATGCAAGTCTATTAAAGCAATCAGCCGTTCTGGAAGAACTAGGTACGCCGTCCGAGCACATTTCCGGGGCGCCGTTTGTCTTCATTCCCGACGAAAACATTGCTGCAGCAAAGGAAGAATTTCGCGATTTCATCTTTGCTAGATTCAACTGTGAATGGCCTTCCATGGGTCGTATCATTGGCATTGTTAATGCAATCTGGGCTAAGACTGGTCCAAGGATATTTGTTCATAATGTCGGTCCAGGGGAGTTTTTGCTAAGAGTTACTACTGTGAAAACCAGAGAGCTGCTTTTGGCAAGAACTTTCTGGAAAATTGCGGGCTTTCCGATGTTTGTAGCTCCCTGGTCGCCGGATTTTACGCCGGAGGAGGCTCCTCTCACGAATGCGGTTGTTCCAGTCGAAATGAGGGACGTTCCTTATTTGATCTTCAACAAAGAGAGCCTTAGTAGACTAGCAACAGCAGTGGGCAAGCCGGTATCTTCGGCTCCAGAAACAGAGCGTAAAGAAAATTTTCAGGTTGCAAAGCTCTTTGTTCGTGTTGATTTAACAAAGAAGTTGCCATCGAAGATCATCACGGGTTTCTCGAGTGGAAGAGAAGTAGAGGTATCGGTCTCATATCCATGGCTTCCCATGAAGTGTGAGGCATGTGGAAAGTACGGTCATCTTCTTCCAAGATGCCGTGCATATACCACTCAGAATGGGGAGGGTAGGAAACGGTCAGTCAGCCCCCCGACTGAGCAGTCTAAGGGTAGCCAGAGAAATCAGTCTAGGCCTGGGCGTGGGAAGGAGGTCCGTCATACTGTGCATAGTGTCGACGCTTCTGGCCAGAAAGACAATGAAACACATAACTCTCCTCTTGCGCAGCCTCTGGAGGAAGGTGAAATTCCGCCTGATGTGCATCAGGACGTATCTCGAGAATGGCATGTCAGGGATGGCGTGGTTTCTTCTGAGAATTCAGAGAAGGGCCTTCCTATAACATCTCCCCCAGCTCCGCTGGCTGATAGTACTGTCAGAGCTGACTATGTATCCCTCTCGCCGTCTGAAGACCCTCGTAATTCAGAGTCTGAAGAGCCGTTTTTGCTGGTAAATCACCAGAGGTGTGGCCGTAAGGTCGCAAAATCCATATAATTTATTATGTCGAAATTTTTTGCATGGAATGTCAGAGGACTCAACCATGATAGACGTCACTCGATGACTAAAAACTGGATTAATATTCAGAGGCCACTTTTTGGAGCGTTCTTGGAAACGCATATTCATGAAAACAATTCAACACGGATTCATAATGCTATTCCAAATGGATGGAAGTTTTTTGGAAACTACGAGCACCACGACTCGGGTCGTATTATTGTAGTTTGGGACCCTTCGGTTCGAGTGTTTATATATAAATCTTCGGCGCATGCAGTTACATGTGGGATTTTTCTTATGGCGGAAAACGTTAACTACACGGTTACTTTTATCTACGGGTTTAACACTGTGGTGGAGCGGATAGCATTATGGGCGGAGCTTACTACTATACATGACACCACGCCGGTCTCTAGCACCCCTTGGGTAGTCTTGGGGGATTTTAATCAGATTATGCGATTGAGCCACCATTCTAGCTACCCTCAAGCGCTCATAGACTCGGCGGGAGTAGATGATTTAAATTCAGCAATGCAGGATGCAGAGCTGTTTGAGTGTCAAGCGAAAGGTTCTCCTTTTACCTGGTGGAACAATAGCGACACCAATCCTATCTCCAAGA includes:
- the LOC106299753 gene encoding MATE efflux family protein DTX1-like, whose product is MSQSNHVSDEVTIPLLQNMPLHEKLHLLKNYFTEAVSIAIIFFPFVLTSVFTYLRSLASMHFLGGLGSFTLAGCSLALASANITAYALFSGLTGGAETICSQAIGAKRYNLFRATIWRGMILLLFTSFPVLFIWLNIERILTMLKQDMELASIAGTFLLYSVPDLVAQSLLHPLKAYLKTQSKTRPLSILTGVTSILHFLIMYLFVSYFKFEVKGIAVSSVLSNFILVAFLFTFFKGNKLGSDDEEEGVTEESYEDRVREWKKLFYLAIPSCGMGCLEFWFYEIMILICGLLGKPKVAIASMGLIIQITSLVYIFPHSLSSAVSTRVGNELGSNRPHAARRAAIVGLCLSILLGIMASTFMFSVRNVWATFFTDGEQVINLVSKVLPIVCLCELGNCPQTTVGGVLRGSARPWVGASINAAAFYAIGLPVALVMAFPFGFGFGLKGLWLGMLAAQITCVIGMMVAMYRIDWELEAERARDLTSLDDCRSDGEVEDGEAGRLISRVESFEG